One Candidatus Atelocyanobacterium thalassa isolate ALOHA genomic window, ATCCAACGTAACCATACTACTCCTCCTTCAAAAAAGCTAAAAGCAGTTCCGGTATTTACTACATAAGTAAAATGAAAAATTTTAGGCAATAAAGGAATTGTATCTCCAATCTGAGTAAATGATTTTGTTATCCAATATTTACTAAGCTGATCTAGTAATAAATTACTAATACTTATTAACCAAAACCACATGTTTTTTTTTACAATGTTATTCATTTAAACTAGTCGAATAAAATATTACGTAAGATAAAGGCAACGAAAGCTGTAGTACAAGCTAAGATTAATTGTGAAAAAATAGGATAAATAGAATAATTCACTACAAGATTTAAGAAGTCTGTTATTGATAAAGTTAAGGAATTTAGCATCCAAAAACTAAATAAATAGATTAAGCCAAAGGTATGTATCATAAGCAAACCACTTACTGTGCTTATGAGTAAAATCTCTAATTTGGTTTTATACTTAAAAGAAAGCCATCCACATAACCAAGCTCCAGGAGCAAATCCTAAAATATAACCAAAACTAGGTTGCCCAATATATTGGAGTCCTCCTCCATTGATAAAAATTGGATATACAAAAAGACCTAGCAATAGGTAAGCAAATTGTGATAGAAATCCTGCATTTTTTCCTCCTATACATCCTGTTAATAAAACAGCTCCTATTTGGAACGTTATACCTAAGGACATGTGACTAAAATCTGCTTCTGGAAAATTTAGGGCTATATTTGCTTCAACGAAAACGCTAAAAATTGTTAATAATAATCCAATTATAGTCCAGAGTAACTCATTGACAAAAAGCACAGTTAATACATAATATTCGTATATTTTGATAATTCTATATCCTTACGTATGTAATTTACAAATAATTTAGAATTGTTTGTAATGAGTCCATAAAAAAATAATTTTGAAAAATATATAAATCATTTACTTGGTAAATCAATATTTTTTTGAAATATTGACTAAATCAACTGTGCGTAATGGTTTTTAAATTTTTTATTATGGTTATTTTGGTAATACGATAGAATGTAATGATTACTTATTCTTAATCATAGATTCAATGACAATTGAGCAACAAAAACCAGATGATTCTTTATTAGATATTCATTATTTAGGAGATAAAGATTTACGTAAGTCTGCAAAGCGAGTTTCTAAAATTGATGATTCTATTCGTGAATTAGCTAGAGATATGTTACAAACTATGTATAGTTCAAATGGTATTGGTTTAGCCTCTACTCAAGTTGGTATTCATAAACAATTAATTGTTATTGATTGCGAACCTGAACTATCTACTAATGCTCCTTTGATTTTGATAAACCCTAAAATTAACTATTATTCTCAAGAGTTATGTGTTATGGAGGAGGGCTGTTTGAGTATTCCAGGAGTATATTTTGATGTAATTCGTCCCGAAATGATTCAAGTTTCATTTAAAAACGAAAATGGAAGGCCTTGTCAAATAAGTGCTACTGATTTATTAGCAAGAGTGATTCAACACGAAATTGATCACCTTAATGGTGTTATGTTTGTTGATAGAGTTACCAATGACTTAGATTTAACCACTAAGCTTCAAGAAAAAGGATTTACTAGAGAATCTGTAAAGTCTTTAAAGTAAGATGATAAAAAGTCTATTTTTCTCATTAAAAAAATTATTCATAACTTACCAAAATACTTGATAAATGTATTTAGAATGTTTAGTTTTGGAAAAACTGCTAATTAATACTAAGTGCTAGACTTTTTAAGATTTCGAATAATCAACATATAATAAGATTGATATCAATCTAGAGAAGTACCTATTTCACTATTGATAGTTATTCTGTAGATGTCTTGTTTAGATTTCTTCTATTTTTTCAACACTTTTATAGGAATTATCTTTTGCGAAGAGAATCATTTTTATCATGATTAATTATCAAATATAATAATTAATCACAATAATGAGTAAATCAACAATTAGTATTTAAAAAGAACATAAATATCCCAAGGAATGTTTAACTTTGCTCAAAGTTTCATTAGCAATAGTTTCGGCTTTATCCTTACCTTCTTTTAATACTGAATCTAAATAATACTTATCAGTAATGATGCTATGATACTTTTCCTGAATTGGTGTTAGCGCTTCAATAGTCGTATCAGCTAGCAAAGGCTTGAATTGCCCCCACCCCATATCACGGCATTCTTGTAATACATCTTGCTTTGTTTTTCCAGATAAAAGTGTATATAAGTTTAATAAATTATTACATTCTGGACGATCGTTATTGTCAAATTCCAACCCTTTTGCAGAATCAGTTTTGCAACGTTTAATTTTTTTGTGTATTAAATCAGGTGGATCTAATAAATTAATTCTGCTTAAATCAGAAGAATCAGATTTTGACATTTTAGACCTCCCATCACTTAAGCTCATAACCCTTGCTCCTGAGTCTCTAATTAGAGGTTCAGGAATTTTAAAAACTGGATTTTCTAATGTAGAAAATTTGCTGTTAAATCTTGCTGCAATATCCCGAGTTAATTCTAAATGTTGCTTTTGATCTTCCCCAACAGGAACATAGCTTGCGTTGTACAATAGTATGTCTGCTGCCATTAATATAGGGTAATTTAACAAACCGACACTAACATTCTCACCCTGCTTAAGAGCTTTTTCTTTGAATTGAATCATTCTTTCTAACCAATTCAAAGGTGTGATGCAATTAAGCAACCAAACTAATTCACTATGGGCTGAAACATGAGATTGAACGAAGATTGTAGAGTCTTTTAAATTAATGCCACAGGCTAAATAAAGAGCTGCAATAGAGTATGTGTCTTCGATTAGGGTTTTTGGATCATGAGGAATAGTAATAGCATGAAGATCTACTACACAAAAGAAATTTTCGTATTTTTGTTGTAAATCCACCCAGTTACTAATTGCTCCTAAATAGTTCCCTAGATGTAGATTACCTGTAGGTTGTACTCCTGATAAGATACGTTGTTTAAGCATTAAAATAATAATGTAAATTAGTTATTATAATTTCTTTAAGATTATGACTGATTATGTAATCCATGTAAAAGAATTTATGCTGTATTTAGGTTAAATTATTTTTCTTGACTAATTAAAAATTTATATCGAGAGGATTGCAGACACTTAATTTACTATTGAATAATGAAATATAAAAAAATGTTGTTATCCTATTATTTAATACAACTGATCATTAATATGTTATTACATTAGGCAATAACAAAAATGAAGTCTTAACTTATCAATTTTTCTAAGATTAATTTTTATATTAATCTTTGTAAAGATCTAAAGCTATCAATGACTACTAATTATTCACTTTAATTGTGCCATTACTAAAAACATACATAAAAATTTCCTAATTCGAAGCTTAAAGTGTATGATTGTGTTTTAATAAAAACTTAATTTATATTATTATTATTTAGAGAGGTAAGAAACATTGTCTCGTAGTTATCTATTTACTTCTGAATCTGTTACTGAAGGTCATCCCGATAAAGTCTGTGACCAAATATCTGATACCATTATAGATACCCTACTTCATCATGATGATCAAAGCCGGGTAGCGGCCGAAGTGGTAGTAAACACGGGGTTAGTATTGATCACTGGAGAAATAACCTCTCAGGCTAATGTTAATTTTGTCGATTTAGCACGCAAGAAAATCGCGGAAATTGGATATACTGATGCTGATAACGGCTTCTCTGCTGATAGTTGTTCAGTTCTAATAGCTTTAGATCAACAATCAGCTGATATTGCGCAAGGAGTTACCCAAGCTCATGAACAACGTAAATCATCTAGCGATGATGATCTAGATAAAATTGGAGCAGGCGATCAAGGAATTATGTTTGGTTTTGCTTGCGACGAAACCCCGGAATTAATGCCTTTACCAATATCTTTAGCACATCGTTTTTCGCATCGTTTAGCTACCGTCAGAAAAACAGGTGATTTGTCATACTTGCGCCCTGATGGGAAAACGCAAGTATCTATAGTGTACGAAGATGGTATACCTGTAGGTATTGATACTATTCTTATCTCTACTCAACACGATGAAACTATTGGTTCGTTGACTAGTAATAATGATGTTCAAAACAAAATCAAATCTGATCTCTGGGACGCAGTAATTTTACCGGTACTTAAAGATTTTAATATTGAATCTTCTGAAAATACTCGTTTTTTAGTTAATCCTACTGGAAAATTTGTTATTGGTGGACCTCAAGGGGATGCAGGTTTAACTGGTCGTAAAATAATTGTGGATACTTACGGCGGCTACTCTCGCCATGGCGGAGGAGCTTTTTCTGGAAAAGATCCCACAAAAGTAGATCGTTCTGCAGCCTATGCTTGTCGTTATGTAGCTAAAAATATTGTAGCTGCAGGTTTAGCAAAAAAATGCGAGGTACAAGTTAGCTATGCTATTGGAGTAGCTCGTCCAGTCAGTATTTTTATAGATACATTTGGAACGAGTAAAGTAGATGAAATAAAATTATTAGAAATCATTAAAGAATTATTTGAATTACGTCCTGCAGGTATTATTCAAAATTTTAGATTGCGTCAACTACCTGCAGAGCGAAACGGCCGTTTTTATCAAGATACAGCAGTATATGGACATTTTGGAAGAGATGATCTGGATCTACCATGGGAATCAACTGATAAAGCGATGGTATTAAATCAAGCTTTCTCTATCAATGTCTAAAAATTTAGATTATGGTAACTATCTAATTCTTATTACTAATAAAAAGAATTAGATAGTTACCATAGTTCTTTTGACATGATGAAAGTTTTTGTATCTACGATAAGTAAACTAAGCGTTGATAGAGTTAAAGCTAAAAATAATTAAAATCATAGCTAGTAAATACTATCTGACTCGCTCATATGTACGGCAACATGTAAATGCATTTATATATGTTAGTCTTTTCGAAATAAAACTGGTATTTTTGTATTTTAAAAATACCAGTTTTGCAAATTTAAAGTCATGTAAGTTACCGTGAATTATTAAATGTTTTTACGTTTTGCAAATCTTAATTTTGCAGAACGAGAACGTCTATTATTATATTTTTCTTCTTGTTTTGGAATAATAGGTTTTTTAGTTATTACATCAAGTAAAGATGAATCACGGAAAGTATGCTTAACAATACGATCCTCAAGACTATGAAAACTAATAATTCCGATATTTCCTTGAGGTTTTAACCAAGAAGGCGACTGTTGAAGAAACTTTTCTAAAGAAGTAAGTTCATCATTAACTATAATACGTAGAGCTTGAAAGACTCTTGTAGCCGGATGAATGCGCCCATAACGATACTTCGGAGGAAAAACTTTAGAAATTGCTGAAGCTAAATCAGTAGTGGTAAAGAATGGACGGTTCTCTACGAGGTAACGAGCAATAGAGCGAGAACGTTTTTCTTCTCCATATTGATAAAAAATATTTGCTAAGGTTATCTCACTCCAATGATTAATTATTTCTTCAGCAGTGAGAGATTGTTCACGATTCATTCTCATATCCAAAGAAGCTTCATGACGAAAACTAAATCCTCTTTCTGGATTGTCTAATTGAGGAGAACTAACACCTAAATCGGCGATAATACCATCAAATTCTTCTATTTTTCCTGGATAATCTTTAAAATTTCCTGCCCATGTTTGAAAACGTTGCTTCATTGAAGAAGACATATTAGTTTTAGTATTTAAAATTGCATCGTCATCTAGATCAATGCCAATAACTTGAACGTTTGGAAAGGTACTCAATATTAAGTTGCTATGTCCTCCTCTTCCAAGAGTCGCATCTAAGTATATACCACCAGGTTTGATAGCTAAACCTTCTATAAGCTCCTGAGAGAGAACTGGTATATGAATATCAGAAAAAAAATGTCCTTCAATTGGTGTGAGATTTGTCATAACGAAATTTTTTTAGTAGTAATCAGGAACTTATAACACTCAAAATAATTCAAAAAAAAAGAAATTCCGCGGAGATCCAGTTATCAATATAAATTTGACGGTTCAACGTATGGTATTTGTTCACTTTTGTTCTTTAAATTTGAACAGGATTTTGCCCCGTTTTTTTATGTCTAGTTTAATAACACTACTTGGTATTCTTTACGGATGTAGTTTAGTTTCAACTATTTCTCCCTCCTTTTCTCAGTCAATCATGAAGTTCAGTGATAAAGATATCACTAATTATGCTCAAATTGTTTTGAAAATTGAGGATCAACGCCAGATTGCTTATCAAAAAATTGAGGAAATAACAGAGGGTTTACCACAAGAAATTAGTTGTGATCAATCATACACTCTGAAACAGTTACCTAATCAAGCTCAAACTATAGCAGTTAAATTTTGCAATTTATCTAAAAAAATAGCTCAGGATAGTGGTTTATCTTCTAATAAGTTTAATAGCATAACTGAAAAAGCACAAAAAGATACAACTTTGAGAAAAAGAATTCAAAATGCTATGATTCGGGCTAGATTGCCTTAACTTAAAAGAAAAATAATAAACTATCAATATCAATTATTTTCGAAATATAAAAGAAAGTAAATTGTTTATATTCACAATCATAGTTTTTATGAATTATTTAAGATGTCAATTTTGAAAACATAAGAATCTAAGCTAAGATTTGTTTGATTAAAAACATATCTGAAGATATTAGTCTCCTGTTAAAAATTCTAATCTAATTATTTTTGATAAATACTATATAAATTTATTAAAAAATTTTAAATTTCAGCAATCTAATAAGATCTTATTATTAATAATAATTTTTTCGTAAGATTAATTAAGATTATATTTAGAGAATACATATTTAGGAAGAGTAAAGTTTACACTTATCACTGGTGTTACTGAAAAGCACTTTAATAGTAAAATAAAGTTGTGATTTTCCTAATCTAGATAACCCGTAGAGTGAGTAAGAATTGTATGACAAAGCGAACCTTTGGTGTCATTGGCTTAGCGGTGATGGGAGAAAACCTCGCCCTTAATGTTGAAAGTCGTGGTTTTCCAATTGCTGTCTATAACCGCACAGCAAGTAAAACAGAAGAATTCATGAAAACTCGGGCCCAGGGCAAAGATGTTAAAGCGGCCTATTCATTAGAAGAGTTTGTAAAAGTCTTAGAACAACCTCGTAAAATTTTAGTGATGGTTAAAGCAGGAAAACCTGTTGATGCTGTCATTGAAGATTTAAAACCCCTTTTAGATAAAGGAGATATGATTATTGATGGTGGTAATTCTCTTTATGAGGATACTGAACGTCGTACTCAATACTTAGAATCAACAGGACTTGGTTTTGTTGGTATGGGGGTTAGTGGTGGTGAAGAAGGCGCATTAAAGGGTCCTAGTCTCATGCCTGGAGGTACGAAAGCTGCTTATAAAGAATTAGAGCCTATTCTAACTAAAATTGCAGCACAAGTTGATGATGGTCCTTGTGTTACGTTTGTCGGGCCTGGTGGAGCTGGGCATTATGTCAAAATGGTTCATAATGGAATTGAATACGGGGATATGCAATTAATTGCAGAAGCCTATGACATAATGAAAAATGCTCTTGGACTTAGTAATCAAGAATTACATGAAGTATTTGCTAAATGGAATACTACTGATGAACTTAATTCTTTTTTAATTGAAATTACTGCAGATATATTTAAAAATATTGATCCAGAAAGCAATAAAGCACTTCTTGATTTAATTTTAGATTCTGCTGGGCAAAAAGGTACTGGACGTTGGACAATAGTGACCTCTTTAGAGCTGGGAGTCCCTATTCCTACAATGTACGCAGCAGTAAATGCGCGAGTAATGTCCTCCTATAAAGATGAAAGAATATCTGCTTCAAAACAATTAACTGGTTCTACTATTGAATTTAAAGGGAATGTCAGTGAATTTGTTGATAAAGTAAGAGATGCTCTTTATTGCTCTAAAATATGCT contains:
- the metK gene encoding methionine adenosyltransferase, translated to MSRSYLFTSESVTEGHPDKVCDQISDTIIDTLLHHDDQSRVAAEVVVNTGLVLITGEITSQANVNFVDLARKKIAEIGYTDADNGFSADSCSVLIALDQQSADIAQGVTQAHEQRKSSSDDDLDKIGAGDQGIMFGFACDETPELMPLPISLAHRFSHRLATVRKTGDLSYLRPDGKTQVSIVYEDGIPVGIDTILISTQHDETIGSLTSNNDVQNKIKSDLWDAVILPVLKDFNIESSENTRFLVNPTGKFVIGGPQGDAGLTGRKIIVDTYGGYSRHGGGAFSGKDPTKVDRSAAYACRYVAKNIVAAGLAKKCEVQVSYAIGVARPVSIFIDTFGTSKVDEIKLLEIIKELFELRPAGIIQNFRLRQLPAERNGRFYQDTAVYGHFGRDDLDLPWESTDKAMVLNQAFSINV
- the rsmH gene encoding 16S rRNA (cytosine(1402)-N(4))-methyltransferase RsmH — translated: MTNLTPIEGHFFSDIHIPVLSQELIEGLAIKPGGIYLDATLGRGGHSNLILSTFPNVQVIGIDLDDDAILNTKTNMSSSMKQRFQTWAGNFKDYPGKIEEFDGIIADLGVSSPQLDNPERGFSFRHEASLDMRMNREQSLTAEEIINHWSEITLANIFYQYGEEKRSRSIARYLVENRPFFTTTDLASAISKVFPPKYRYGRIHPATRVFQALRIIVNDELTSLEKFLQQSPSWLKPQGNIGIISFHSLEDRIVKHTFRDSSLLDVITKKPIIPKQEEKYNNRRSRSAKLRFAKRKNI
- the def gene encoding peptide deformylase; the encoded protein is MIDSMTIEQQKPDDSLLDIHYLGDKDLRKSAKRVSKIDDSIRELARDMLQTMYSSNGIGLASTQVGIHKQLIVIDCEPELSTNAPLILINPKINYYSQELCVMEEGCLSIPGVYFDVIRPEMIQVSFKNENGRPCQISATDLLARVIQHEIDHLNGVMFVDRVTNDLDLTTKLQEKGFTRESVKSLK
- the trpS gene encoding tryptophan--tRNA ligase; its protein translation is MLKQRILSGVQPTGNLHLGNYLGAISNWVDLQQKYENFFCVVDLHAITIPHDPKTLIEDTYSIAALYLACGINLKDSTIFVQSHVSAHSELVWLLNCITPLNWLERMIQFKEKALKQGENVSVGLLNYPILMAADILLYNASYVPVGEDQKQHLELTRDIAARFNSKFSTLENPVFKIPEPLIRDSGARVMSLSDGRSKMSKSDSSDLSRINLLDPPDLIHKKIKRCKTDSAKGLEFDNNDRPECNNLLNLYTLLSGKTKQDVLQECRDMGWGQFKPLLADTTIEALTPIQEKYHSIITDKYYLDSVLKEGKDKAETIANETLSKVKHSLGYLCSF
- a CDS encoding biotin transporter BioY, yielding MLFVNELLWTIIGLLLTIFSVFVEANIALNFPEADFSHMSLGITFQIGAVLLTGCIGGKNAGFLSQFAYLLLGLFVYPIFINGGGLQYIGQPSFGYILGFAPGAWLCGWLSFKYKTKLEILLISTVSGLLMIHTFGLIYLFSFWMLNSLTLSITDFLNLVVNYSIYPIFSQLILACTTAFVAFILRNILFD
- a CDS encoding DUF4168 domain-containing protein; its protein translation is MPRFFMSSLITLLGILYGCSLVSTISPSFSQSIMKFSDKDITNYAQIVLKIEDQRQIAYQKIEEITEGLPQEISCDQSYTLKQLPNQAQTIAVKFCNLSKKIAQDSGLSSNKFNSITEKAQKDTTLRKRIQNAMIRARLP
- the gnd gene encoding decarboxylating NADP(+)-dependent phosphogluconate dehydrogenase, with translation MTKRTFGVIGLAVMGENLALNVESRGFPIAVYNRTASKTEEFMKTRAQGKDVKAAYSLEEFVKVLEQPRKILVMVKAGKPVDAVIEDLKPLLDKGDMIIDGGNSLYEDTERRTQYLESTGLGFVGMGVSGGEEGALKGPSLMPGGTKAAYKELEPILTKIAAQVDDGPCVTFVGPGGAGHYVKMVHNGIEYGDMQLIAEAYDIMKNALGLSNQELHEVFAKWNTTDELNSFLIEITADIFKNIDPESNKALLDLILDSAGQKGTGRWTIVTSLELGVPIPTMYAAVNARVMSSYKDERISASKQLTGSTIEFKGNVSEFVDKVRDALYCSKICSYAQGMALIAKASTEYYNGEISLPESSRIWKGGCIIRAGFLDKIKKAFVDNPSLPNLLLAPEFKQTILDRQDAWREVLVLASQAGIPVPAFSASLDYFDSYRRANLPQNLTQAQRDYFGAHTYERIDKPRGEFFHTEWAS